The Diorhabda carinulata isolate Delta chromosome 4, icDioCari1.1, whole genome shotgun sequence genomic interval ATAATCTCTGTAATTAATGTTTGCATCCGTTCTCGAGGATTCcagtattttaataaattcatcgATTTTCCCTTGTTTGTAATATTCCagctgaaataataaaattttgttatataagtATATCAAAACATATGGATTTAACTTACAGCAAGATTAACCCAAACTGataattgagttttttcttGTCGTAATATACCGAGAACTTCATCTCCTTCTGGTAGTTGATCAGAATATAATTCTATTACCTAAAATAACaacatttatttccaaattatacaaataaaacattaatttacCTCGTCTGTATCCCGTAAAGGGATTTCAATAACGTTGGCCATTTtggatatagaaaatattttttcggtaACGTTGATACACTTATTTAGAAaccattattacaaaaataacatCACGATAgcaaataataacttttaaatagaAGTCACATCAACAAATTAAGGTGCGATTTCATGTTGACACTAGGATATGGTTGATCTATGGTTGACACTCGACGCGGGCTTAGAACGTCAAAAGAGATCACGTGGTATCATTTCAACTGAAGCGCCATCTTAAATTGGTGCAGCGGTATATATAAGAGCGTCTACGATTTTATATGATAATAACGGTGTATTCGACTAAGCGTTTACGGCGCTACCATTCTATTTGAGTTTTCGAATATAACGCTctggactaagtggaacgggaaagaTCGAGGGTGCTTAGTGGAACGTACCCTTTATCTGACAATAAGTGACTAGAAGAATAAGGCTTGTCAATTGTCAATCGTAATACGAAGATTgtcgtataaaaaatatattacttttattaagtaataaaagaatattaaaatgaatcatGCAAGGGTGAGTTGTAGAAAATATCCGTACGGCAGGTGTGATTGAATACAAgagtaatttaaaaatattcactcaGTTAACCTCACAACACCCATCTTTACGTAACCATCAGTATAGTTTTACGTTCTTTTTTTTGTAGCAAGTATGGGCTTTAAGCCGGGCTATTAGTAACCAAGTTGTGAGAAATGCTTCCACCGAAGTTGGACCAAGAACTGCACGACTCAAGGAACTTCAAAAGAAACTCCAGGTAAATATTTGCATATAAGGTACTTGAAAATTGGATTCGCGTGAATATAAatccaattttaatttatttgatcgTTTTATTTGGTTACAGGTTGATGATGGGGTACCAGTTCACTTGAAAGCGGGTCTTGGAGACAAACTATTATATCAGTTCACGGCATTATTGACACTTGTCGGAGTGGGTATGTCCTTTGAAACTTTGTATAGAATTATCACTGGCAAAAAAtagacaataataaattatttagtatAAATAGTATGTATGGTGAAAAATTGTTCTTTACCTAATAAATTCTAAAagtaaaaatacgttttttttattaaaatttacttttatggGGTTTTGGTTAAATAAAACAcacttttctataatttttttaatacgttTCTATTTAAACTGCGTAATTTAACAAATGATAGAATCTCGTTGAATAAATGCAAGTATACATGAGGGAAatattttttgggaaaaaaatgaCGAGggttaatatataatataaaaatggttgaaattcataaaaaaattatttaaataaagaaaaaatgtttttaaatgcagaaaattaactaaaaaacgTGTAAATAAGTGATTAGTAAATGGGTTTATGAAgatacagttattttcaaaagtagTGAACCTTCAATTACTGAACAAATCTTTTAGTTAtgtaattaaatagaaaaaaatttcgagaTTTTTGTCGTCCTAGTTGTACTACGAAGAAGTAGATCAAAGATGATTTATTATTTAGCCCATTTCAACGGATCATCACCGCGTAAATCGCTTCTATGTAATCTTCTTCCTTTTGCTAAAAGTTCGGCGAATTGCGAAACGTACGGATCCATTCCACAAGAACTAATAGCTACGACGACGtcgtctttcaaataaaacgctacaaatttcaattcttcaacatttccAGTGTATATGATATCGTCGAAAGTTCCATGTCCGCAGTATCTACGTAattggaaatgttgaaatatgcTATTAGATTTgtataaatcatttatatataggACGATCGTAAATTAAAGTTCAAATTTCGCGCCATAAATATGAGTAACGCGATTTGAAACGTCGGCCATATTGTTATTGTgaacaaagtttttatttcatcGGTGTATAAAGAATTGATTGTTTTGAgagatttttttcattgaaatgaatattcttGCTTCCAATACTAGAACGAGATATAAAGAAAGTCAAATGCTAGAACTAAATCCTAAATGAACATTATATAGAGATGACGTAACAACCTGTCACCATATTGACATGGCGAagaaatttttcgttatttatattcaaattatgaatatattagtgatatattttctttttttttgcccaaaaatcaaaaaagcattcgaaacaatcaattttctacTCACAAATGAAATAAAGTCTTTGTTCACCACTATAATATGGCCAACATTTCAATTCACGTTACTCGTAATGATTTATTGCTTTGtttggataaattttttattaaatattaaatttcgactgttaatttagataatataattaaatatcactaataatacaaaaatttcattagataTTATACAAAGTTCAAGTTTCAATATCTCGTTTTCTCGGAATGTAGATCTATGATAGtcagttgacagttgacactTCGATATATAAGTCATTTTGTTtgtaagaaatttataattacgGCTCTGTTCAATTCCGTATGTATTATTAATTGTTCATTTAATGCAATTTGGTGCAAAATAATCCTAATTATCTTATTTGTAGTGagtaaaattacaattaatatcattatttgCTGATAAAAACCTCAAACAAAACTGTTGAAAGTATGAATGAAAATCgaacgaaataaatgaaatattttaacaaaaggCATCATTTAAGGTCAGTAgaccttttttttatatacatttgtcaaatatatatatatatatatatatatatatatatatatatatatatatatatatatatatatatatatattaactgaaattataaatgtttcaagtatatCGAACATCAACATAACCTAATTGTTTTATACTTTAAAATTTACACCGATACTCGCTAAATGATCAACGTTAGACCTATGAACAATAAATTTAGTCACTTACCTTATACTTAACGGACCCAATTTAGTCCAAAAGTATGGCACCGTTTTCAATTTCGTTCTTTTTCCGGCCATATTCAACGCGGCTATTTTCCCGTGATAATGCGCCAAACCGAAATGTCCTATCGCCGCTTTTTTATTACCACTGCTCCACACAGGAGCTAAAGCAATATCACCTCCAATATAAACATCTGGAACATTACTCTGCAGGTATTCGTCAGTTTCAATAGTACCGTTTTCTTGTAACTGTATAccggaatttttcaaaaaggcAGTATCTGTGTTACTGCCCGTTCCCAATAGTACCAAATCAGCAGGCATTATCGTACCTTAAACACGTGGGAATTGTCACAAAACCCGATTGAATTTAATCAATAAGAACGATGCAGAGTTTTAAAATCAAgcacagaaaattatttttttagtatttccttGAATTTTTCTTCGTGTTAGGGTGTTAGTAGATGAAATAATGCTAAATATGAATCAATGAAAGTATGTAACTGTTCAAACCACATAAATTTGTACCATACATCACAGTTTTCTTTGTACTTATTCTAAATATCAAAAGATCCAATTGTGTTAACTTACCATCATGTAATTTAACACTTTCGACCTTATCTTTGCCGTTTATTGCATCTACACCCATTTTAGCAATAAAATTGATTCCGTTCTTtttgaacaaattcaaaattgcTTCTCCTATTCTCGGTCCAAGAACTGGTTTAAAAGGTACTTCGTCTCTCATTATAACcgttaattttttcactttatctTTACAATAATCGGCAACTTCCATGGCTATGAAGCTGCTACCTATTATTACCATATCTTTTTCTGTGGATAACAAGGATTTAGCTAATCTAACAAAAATAATCTTGTTATAACTATAGTATAATCAAGTATTGTAggtttttatatgaatttgagCCTATTTCAAAACATAGTTGCTTATTTCTATTAACAAATTGACTGttttatccaatatttttaatttccaatCCAAAGTTGACCTCATTTAACCTTCAATTAGGtctattgaaaaacaaattttatttgaatcatACCGTATATtagatttgtatattttgtttacaaaCTTGATAACCacaaattattatatcaaaattaaaaccaaattgTTGACAGGAAGTTTAAACAAGtggttaataataatttaaaggtattttcaaataaatattcatatataaataagtaggaatgtgaaaaatatgacattttttactgTAAAACAAGTTGCAAGCTACAAAATACCTTGAAATATAAGTAatgattcaaattataatttttgtattaaatttagaaagaaaaatattcgaattaCACCTGGATACTGCAATCATagatgaaatttgtaaaaaatttcaactaattaatacctaaattaattcaaatgaaatctcaaatttttgtCTTTACACCCATgtattaaataacataataaatcCAAGagtaaacaatataataatgtacataaaaaaatatttgtaattatttaaactatttattcACAAAGTGGTCAAAGGGAACCTCCAAGGATCCACGAGAGACTTGACAAATCCtcaaacttttggaaatatgataaaaatgtagcaaccaaaatattttaaaataaaaaagtgtttgGAGATCATAAATAACAGTAAAACAACATTCATACTGCCCAATTGGTAGTTTTATCCTGATGATACAAATTATTCTAATGCGGATACGAAAAACTACTACTATCTGTTCCAGAGAGTCAAAAACATACCGAAAGAAGGGCAACAAGGATACAAAGATCCCAAATTATGTGATAATTATCGTGGCATCTTTAATGGGAAGAATATATGAAAGAAACAGGATTAGAGAACAAATTCAAggcaaaaaaaaggaaaaaaaaacaggcTGAATTAACAGCAGGAAGGTCGATAATAGATCACATCTACATAATTCAACTCCTAGAAATGGCTTAAAGGCAGAAGTTTCCGAAATGGAAGATACTTTTGCTGCGGGGACAATTTTAACCCAAAACTATGATTCTGCGCAAATCACAAGTGAAACCCTTCAACTTCCATTAGCTACCCACTGAATACCTTGCTTATACCATACAATTACATGCACTACTACTCTTCATGTTCTTCCTAATAAAAGGAAAATGGTAAAACATCTATTAGGACTAACATCGACCAGTGGGGTTTTTATATAAGCTCCATAAATCGATTTAAATTCATGCATctctatttttatgtttcaattatcattatcatactttttctaattctttttttaagaattaataACAGATtctctgaaaaataatttatgatactcccaaacaattaaaattgtttcaaatccTTCTAAAAGAAtcgaaaactattttcaaaCCCCTTTTGCATCAACAAAATGGTCAAATATAAATCTAATACTTACTTCGAATCCTCATAGCTTCGTAAAACGAGAACGTTTTCTAAATGAGCTCCAGGAATACAGGGTCTTCTAGCTTTATTACCAGTTgcaatgaataatttattgtaacCAAGACAGGAATTGTTTCTTAAAGTTACTGTTTTATTAACAGTGTCAACAGAGGTGGCATCTATACCTTTTACTacgtttatattatatttttgatagaaatcTTCGTTTCTAAGCAAAGCTGTATCTATATTTAAACCGATTTGTTTGCTGAGTCTcacctaaaataaatattaaaaaaacgcattcatatgtttatttttcctttttttttaaataaattttattatttcttcaggAAAAAAATCGAACATCGATTAAATCTTTAAAAGAATGCAAAAAAGtgatcaattaattatttttattcataaatcaaattgatatcttCTTTTTATATTGAAGTAATTTCATTCAAGCTCCTTCATATTCTACACTGTTGGCtccaaaattaaaaacgaacaaTTAAGTCAGGAATATATGACCCTACAACTAATCTCGCGGACCTAAGAGTCTCGGAACCTTTTTCCAAGAAGAAATCAGAAATCTAACTCATTCTAGCAACTGGTACTAAAAAGCtctttcaataaacaaaaaggaGCTAAAAAGagataccaattttaaataataagagaaatGAAACAGAAAGTTTGTAAAACCACCTTAAACCTgtaaatattataga includes:
- the LOC130892744 gene encoding apoptosis-inducing factor 3-like, translated to MLHSVSPLFRNCQYLTVSFRSIPNLFRNKMSSSDDYVEDVVCKVSDLEENKLKTFQLQDEGEVLLVKQNNIISALGSKCTHYGAPLVNGAIGNGRVRCPWHGACFNLSNGDIEEYPGLDSLPCYKVTIEGDNVKVRAKKDDLLTNKRIKHMVGKCQFDKSSIVIIGGGPAAATCAETLRQEDYEGDITMICKENYLPYDRVRLSKQIGLNIDTALLRNEDFYQKYNINVVKGIDATSVDTVNKTVTLRNNSCLGYNKLFIATGNKARRPCIPGAHLENVLVLRSYEDSKLAKSLLSTEKDMVIIGSSFIAMEVADYCKDKVKKLTVIMRDEVPFKPVLGPRIGEAILNLFKKNGINFIAKMGVDAINGKDKVESVKLHDGTIMPADLVLLGTGSNTDTAFLKNSGIQLQENGTIETDEYLQSNVPDVYIGGDIALAPVWSSGNKKAAIGHFGLAHYHGKIAALNMAGKRTKLKTVPYFWTKLGPLSIRYCGHGTFDDIIYTGNVEELKFVAFYLKDDVVVAISSCGMDPYVSQFAELLAKGRRLHRSDLRGDDPLKWAK
- the LOC130892549 gene encoding cytochrome c oxidase subunit 7A2, mitochondrial-like, producing MNHARQVWALSRAISNQVVRNASTEVGPRTARLKELQKKLQVDDGVPVHLKAGLGDKLLYQFTALLTLVGVGMSFETLYRIITGKK